TATGACGCCGACAATTACTGGGGCGAGATCCGTACCATGGCTCCGAAGATCGACAAACTCATCGAAGAATTCAACGTCGCGACGGGACTGAATTAATCGCTCCGCCCGAAACGGCGGGCCGCGGATGGAAAAGGCCGAAAGCCTCCGCTCCGCGGCCCGCCGTTTTTATTTGAAGAAACGTTTCTCCCAAACATTACGAACTTTTATTTTTTGCCCTGTGATTTTACAAAGGTATTTTGTGTATCTTGTCCGTAAAAATGTTATACTTGTTTCTGTTGCATATCGTATATAAATCCTCTACGAAGCGGCAAAAAGCGCGCCGCGGGATCAGGGCGAGCGGTACAGCACAAAATTCAACGACAGCCAGGGAAAAAACAATGCCTATTCCTCAGAGAAAACAAAAATTCATACGCGAGAGCGCCAAAGAGAAAATCTACAGGACCCTCCAAAGCTGGATCGTCAACGGCACCATGAAGCCCGGGGAACGCATCAGCGATCAGGAAATCGCCGAGTATTTCGACGTCAGCCGCACGCCGGTGCGCGAAGCGCTGCAGCGTTTGTCGGAGCAGGGACTGGTGTATGTCGAGCCGTCGAAGGGGACGCACGTCTCCCCGCTCGACGAAAACAACACGTTCACGATCTACGAAGCGCTGGCGCTGCTTTCAGGCTGCGCGGCGCGGCTCGCCTGCCAGAAGCAGAAAAACGGCGACATACAAAAACTGCGTGAATTGAACGCCGTTTTTCAGAAAGCTATCGAAGCGGGAGAAAATCAGAAACTTGCCACCTTCGACAATCAATTCCACGGATATCTTTTGGAGATGGCTGACAACGCTTACATCTCTGATATAATATACACGTTGACGCTTCACGCCAACCGCTGCGAAAATCTGTATTTTGAGAGAGGCCCCGACAAGATGGCGTCCGTACGCGAGCACAACGCCATCATCGACGCCATCGAAGCGCACGAGCCGGAGGCAAGCGGCCGTTACGCCGAAGAAAACTGGCTCGGCTTTTACCACCGGCGTCTCGCCAAGATACTGTAAGCGCCCCGCGTTTCGGCTTGAAGCTTTACGAGCGGTAAAGAAACATAATTACGGCGTCGCAACGATCAGACGGCCGTAAAATTCATTCAGAAGGGTTGGGGTTCACATGTCCTACACGTCCGATATCGAGATCGCGCAGTCAACGCCCATGCTTCCGATCGAGGAAGTGGCGCGCGGCGCGGGGATCGACGGGAAGTATCTGGAGTTCTACGGCCGCTCCAAGGCCAAGATCGACTACGTCAATCTCCTCAAAGACAGCAAGCGTCCCGACGGCAAGCTCGTGCTGGTCACGGCCATCACGCCCACGCCCGCCGGCGAAGGCAAGACGACGACCACG
This genomic stretch from Pyramidobacter piscolens W5455 harbors:
- a CDS encoding GntR family transcriptional regulator, with protein sequence MPIPQRKQKFIRESAKEKIYRTLQSWIVNGTMKPGERISDQEIAEYFDVSRTPVREALQRLSEQGLVYVEPSKGTHVSPLDENNTFTIYEALALLSGCAARLACQKQKNGDIQKLRELNAVFQKAIEAGENQKLATFDNQFHGYLLEMADNAYISDIIYTLTLHANRCENLYFERGPDKMASVREHNAIIDAIEAHEPEASGRYAEENWLGFYHRRLAKIL